A region from the Cryptococcus decagattii chromosome 5, complete sequence genome encodes:
- a CDS encoding inosine triphosphate pyrophosphatase, giving the protein MTSFVFVTGNANKLREVKAILAAGDSGIEVTSQSVDVPELQGTTQEIAIAKCKAAAEKLGTACVTEDTALCFEALNGLPGPYIKDFLTNIGHEGLNTLLNGFPTTRATALCTFAYSSGPGEEPILFEGRTEGNIVPARGSKIFGWDPIFQPLEDLS; this is encoded by the exons ATGACCTCTTTTG TCTTCGTTACAGGCAACGCCAATAAGCTTCGAGAAGTCAAAGCCATCCTGGCTGCCGGTGACAGCGGTATTGAGGTGACCTCTCAATCCGTCGATG TTCCCGAGCTTCAAGGCACCACTCAAGAAATAGCCATTGCCAAATGCAAGGCAGCCGCTGAAAAG CTTGGAACAGCTTGCGTGACTGAAGATACAGCCCTCTGCTTCGAAGCCCTCAACGGATTACCTGGACCTTACATCAAAGACTTCCTGACTAATATCGGTCATGAAG GTCTTAACACTCTTCTCAACGGATTCCCTACCACTCGTGCAACTGCTCTTTGTACATTCGCATACTCTTCAGGGCCGGGCGAAGAACCAATTCTCTTTGAAGGCCGCACCGAGGGCAACATCGTCCCTGCTCGGGGCTCCAAGATCTTCGGCTGGGACCCGATTTTCCAACCTCTTgagg ATCTCTCATAG